Genomic segment of Anaerobacillus alkaliphilus:
ATAGAATAAAAAGCCGCCCAGCAGGTAGCGGCTTTTAAAAATGAATAGAAAAGAAGGATAATTTAAACGAAAAATCGAAATACAGATTAAAGTTGTGCAGCCTTTACAAAGCGAGTCTCGTCTTCTACAAGACCACAGCTAGCACATTGAACTCTCTTGTTAGGTCCTGTATACCGTAAATGATAAGGCTCAAGGTTTTCGATAGGAGTGTAAGCTCCAGTTGCTGTATCCATTTTTACCGCAGTAACAACCTGATCGATAATGTTGAAGCGGCTTCTTGCTTTGCAAGAGGGACAACGATAACTAGTCATGATAAAACTCCTTTCATCTAAAAAAGTTATTTTTAGTATCTCTAACAATATTTACATTATTCAAAGGAAGGCAAAATGGACAAGAACTAAACCTATTAGCAGAGAAGAGGATTTTAAATGCTAGTAGTTTTAATTTGACTGTTTGAGGGTAAAATCTATCGTGAATATAAATTCAGCGATAGTTTTATAAATTTTATAAAGGAGGGTATTAACATGGCAATAACATTTAAACAAATGGTTGCTCAAGCACGTGAGCATGTTTCTGCGATTAGTTCTGCAGAGGCTCGTGAGAAAATGCAAGGAAATCCAAACACACTGGTAATTGATGTACAAGAAAAAGAAGCGGCAGGTGCTTGTGGGTTAATTCCAAGCAGTTTGAACATCTCTTTAGGGATGCTGCCAATTCGAGCTGATCTTGAACTTCCAGAGCATTTACGTGAACCACGTTTAGCAGATCGTAATCAAACAGTCATTATTACTTGTGGTGCTGGAGGACAAGCTGCATTAGGATCTTACCTTCTGCATCAAATGGGTTTCTCCGATGTTTCATTTATTGAAGGTGGAACAAGTGCGTGGAAAGAAGCAGGATATGAAGTAGAGTAAGAACTAAACAGACAAGGCGTAGAGATAATGTTTCTCTACGCCTTGTTTCTTTTATACTAGCTTGGTATTGGCACTTGTTTTCTAGTAGGTGTAGCGCTGACTTGCTTCTCTTTTTCGTCGGCTTTCTGTTGCGAAGAGATTTGATTTTTAAAATAACTAATTACTTTAGCTGTAACGGCAATTGAGATGATAGAAAAAAGCCCTCTAACAAAACCTATTGTTACTATACTAGTTAAAACAACTACAGCATCAAAAATCAACGTTGTTTTACCTGGGTTAGAGCCGTATCGTTTCTGAAGAAATAGAGCTAAAATATTGAAACCACCTAAAGACGCACCGTTTATGAATAATAAAGAAAGACCAATCCCGATCACGAATCCACCTGCAATAGCACCAAACCACATTGGCAAGGTAAAGTGAGGTAACCATTGGTCAACCCCCGTCATAACAGAAAGGGTCGTAACGGCAAAAACTGTTGATAACGTAAACTTCCATCCCATACGAAGAACTGAGAATATATAAAATGGTAGGTTAATAATAAAGAAGAGAACTGCAAATGGAAGTCCAAAAAGGTAAGAGGCACTTAATGAAAGTCCTGCGGTACCTCCTGTAACAACATTTGAGTGCTGCAAAAGGATAACTCCGAAACTTGTAATCGCACAACCTAAGAAGATCAATAATAATTTTTTTAGCATTGAAAATTTCTCCCGTTTCTAATCTGTAATTTTATCTATTTTGTATACTATAATGGTAAGATATAAAAAGAGAAATTTACATATCATATTGAAGGTATTATGGGAATTTGATTACTATTTTGAATTTATTCGACACAGTTCACATGCAATATGGAAAATAGGGGGTTGCCATGGATCAGATCGATACGAAATTAATTGAGCTTTTACAAAAGAATGCAAGAATGACCATTAGTGAGCTATCCACTGAACTTGCCTTAAGTCGGCCAAGTGTCACTGAACGTCTTCATCGGTTGCAGGAAAGAGGTGTAGTGAAAGAATACACAGCGAGAATTTCTTTATCTGCCGTAGGCAGAGACATCCTACTTATTATTCAGGTAAGTGGTTTAAAAGTTTCTCTTCATGAATTTGAAGAAATGATAAAACTAGAACAGGAAGTGATTGAATGTCATCGGGTAACAGGCGAGGTTAGTTATATTATTAAAGCTGCGGTTTCAAATATGAATAGTATGAGGCTATTAATTGATCGCTTAATTCCATATGGCAACATCAATACATCTACGGTATTAACATCACCAGTGCCTTATCGGTACATTCTTCCCATTGATGATGAACAGTAGTGTTTATGTAAAAGGCTGTTTTCGCAAAGTTTGTTGCTTTCGTAAAAATCCAAAAAGCCGGATTATTACACAAATTACTAAGAGTTTACTACTAATTTAGTAAGTACTGCTCTTTTCTTACATAATTTATTGGCTGATATCTTCATCTAGGGTATTTTTCCGTTTATTTTAGGATAAAAAAGCCACAGTTTTTTTGTGCGACGAGTAACCGCAGGAGCAATGTTTACGAAAAGAGTCTTGTAAAATTAGTATTAGACAATGTTACAAGTTAATTAGTAAAGTAATAGGTAGAGTACATATAGAGAAGGGAAGCGACATAATTGAAAAACGCTTTGGTTTTAGGTGGAACAATGTTTTTTGGGAAAAAGTTAGTAAGTCATTTATTAAATGCTGGAATTGAGGTTACAATCGCTACCCGTGGGCGAACTGAGGATGGTTTTGGAAATCAGGTCAAACGAATAACAATTGATCGTAGCGACCGTAAATCGTTACTTGGACTAGCCGAACAAAATTGGGATATCGTATATGATCAAAGCTGCTATTCGCCACAAGAAGCTTTAGACATCACGGAGGTTCTAGCAGGCAAAGTTGGACGCTTCATTTTTACTTCAACATCTGCCGTGTACGAGGGTGGTAGAGACTTACGTGAAGAGCAATTTGATCCATACAGCTTTAAGATTGGAGAGCTATTTGACCGCAGTTATTATAAAGGCTTGTCGGGTTATCAGCAAGCGAAGCGTGAGGCGGAAGCTGTCTATTATCAAAAGGCAGATTTTCCTGTCGTTGCGGTGAGACCAACCTTTGTTGTTGGAGAAGACGATTTTTCTAAGCGTCTACAGTTTTATGTTGATAAAGTTAAAAACGGAGAAGAAATGTATATCCCAGAACCAGAGAATGCTTTAGACTTTGTAACTTCTGACGATGCTGGTCATTTCCTATTTTGGATTGGGAACAGTGACTTTGTTGGACCTATTAATATAGGTTCAAAAGACGATATTTCGTTTAAAAACTTTATTGAAATGATTGAAGAAATTGTCGGGAAAAAAGCAGTACTAACAGATAATCAAGAAGCTGCTACTCCATACGTGTTTCCTACTTATTTTTCTGAAAATGTGGAAAAGGCTGAACGATTTGGGTATAGCTTTCCAACTGTTGAGGAGATCTTACCAAAACTTATTAGACATTATGCGTAATTTATGGCTGTCAGTTTCTAAAAAGGGAACTGACGTCTGTTTTTCGAGGAAGTTTCTTAACTTTCCAATGCAAAAATAGTATAAATAGTTTACAATAGGTAAGGTTGATTGATAGAGATCAGGAAAGGAAGAGAAACCTTGAAGCGTATAACAAAAAATAAGGTTGAATTGCTAGCACCAGTAGGAAACTGGGAGTGTCTCCGTGCGGCAGTTGCCAATGGAGCAGACGCAGTATTCTTTGGTGTTGAAAAGTTTAATGCGCGTGTTCGTGCTAAAAACTTTCAAATGGATGAATTACCAACAATTATGGCTTATTTGCATAAATATAATGTGAGAGGCTATGTTACTTTTAATATATTAGTGTTTGAAAACGAGTTACATGATGCGAGAAAATTGGTACGTGCATGTATTGATGCTGGGGTTGATGCTCTTATTGTACAAGATATGGGTTTAGTTGAAATCATTCGTGAAATGTCTCCGGATTTCCCTATTCATGGATCTACGCAAATGACAGTGACGTCTGCAGAAGCTGTAGAATTTTTAAAGCCGTTTGATATAGAAGTTGTTGTACTAGGAAGAGAAAACAACTTAAAGCAAATCAAGACGATCTCAGATAAAACAAAGGTTCCATTAGAGGTTTTCGTTCATGGTGCTCTTTGTGTATCATACTCTGGGCAATGTTTAACTTCTGAAATGTGGGGAGGTCGTTCGGCCAACCGCGGTGAGTGCGCGCAGGCTTGTCGTCTTCCTTACGATTTAATAGTGGATGGCGAACGAAAAGAAATGGGCAATATTGCGTACGTTCTATCACCAAAGGACCTTGCTGCGATTGAGTTAGTTCCAGAATTGATTGAAGCAGGAGTTTATTCGTTTAAAATTGAAGGCCGTATGAAGTCACCAGAGTACGTAGCAAACGTAGTTAGCAAATATCGAAAAGCAATTGATGAGTATCTTGCTGGTAGAGACTACGAAATTTCGAAAGAAGACCTACGAGAGCTTGAGCAAAGCTTTAGTCGTGGCTTTACGTACGGGTTTTTAAAAGGGACGAATCATAAAACATTATTAGATGGTACCTATCCAAAAAGTCGTGGTGTACTGCTAGGAACAGTTAAAAAAGTTCTTAAAGATGGTGTGCTTTGTGACATTCAAGCTCCTCTTAAAAGAGGGGATGGAATCGTATTTGATGCTGGACGCCCAGATTTAAAAGAAGAAGGTGGTCGTGTTTACGACATTCGTAAACAAGGCAGCAAACTAGAGGGTGAAGCACAAGAAGGACTTATTGAGATTGTTGCAGGTAGACACGATGTAAACTTAACGAAAGTTCACGTAGGTGATAAAATTTGGAAAACCAGTGACCAAGAGCTAGAACGCCGTCTCCAAAAAACGTTTGAAACGGAGTTAGCATATCGTTCATTCCCATTAAAAGTTACCGTTACAGGGAAAGTCGGTAAACCATTAGTTACTCAGTGGTTTGACGAGGAAGCTGGTCTTTCAGTAACCGTGCAATCGAGCATTGACTTAGAGGAAGCACAAAAGCGTCCGCTAACTAGCGAGTATTTAGCAGAGCAGTTTGGGCGCCTTGGTGGGACGATCTATGAATTAGCTCATGTTGAGTTACATGTAAGTGGTGATGTTATTGTTCCTGTTAAAGAATTAAATAGTATTCGCCGTGAAGCGGTAGAACTGCTTGTCAATAAGAGGCAGGAGCCAAGAAAATACACAGTAAATACTGAGTTGACTGCGAAAAAGAAGCAACTTGCAAAAGGAAACGTTCCAACAAAGCTTATTTCTTTATGCCGTTCATTAGAGCAAATTGAGGCTTCTTGTAAAACAGATGTTGATTATATTTACGCTGATTTTGAATTTACCAAAGACTATCCACAAGCGGTAGAAGTAGCTAGAAAATATGCTAAACCGATTGCATTAGCAACTCCGAGAATTCATATGCCTGGGGAACAAGGAGTGCTGAACCAAATTTTACGTGCGAAACCTGATGCAATCCTAGTCCGAAGCTTAGGAGCTGTTCATTATTATCTTGAGCAAAAGCTAGATATTCCACTAATTGGTGATTTTTCTCTAAATGTTGCTAACCATAAAGCAGTAGAAATGTTTTTAGAGCGTGGCCTAGATAGAATTACACCATCGTACGATTTAAATATTCAACAGATGGTAGATCTCTTAGGCGAAGCACCGGCTCAAGATATAGAAGTTGTTATTCATCAACATCTGCCTATGTATCATACAGAGCACTGCGTGTACTGTACGTTCTTGAGTGAAGGCACAGACTATACAAACTGTGGTCGTCCTTGTGAAGAACATCGTATTTCCTTAGAAGACCGTGTTGGTTTTTCTCATCCTGTGAGAGTTGATGTAGGTTGTCGAAATACGGTTTTCAATGCGATCGAGCAATCTGGTGCTGAGTATATCTCTAATTTCTTAGAGCTTGGCGTTAGCCACTATCGAGTTGAATTTTTAGAGGAAACGGGAGAAAAAGTTACCGAAGTACTTTCATTGTACCGTGAAGCTCTTCAAGGAAAGCGTACTGGTACTAGTATCTGGAAGTCATTAAAAGCAACAAACCAATTGGGTGTTACAAGAGGTCAATTAATTAAATAACTTGCATAGGAGTGATGAGATCTCATCACTCTTTTTTCATGTACATAACGTATGAATTCTCGATATGTATACGAATGCCTAACACCATTCATCCAATAAATCATAAGCTAGTATTGTGACTTGTACGCAATTTAACGATAAAGGGGAGCTACAGACAATGGAACAAGATTTAAACCAACAAAAGATAATGGAGCTCGTAGTAGATAGAGTTTTAAAAAAGCACGGTGTTCTTGATGAAAAGCCAGAACTTGATGATGTAGAAAAAAAGAGAATTTCAGAGATTGTTCAAAATATCAAAACAGATGTAGAAAAGTTCATTGAGAATGCAAATAAAGTAAAAACAGAAAACGATTTTGCTCAAAATAATGTGACACATGAAATGAGCGAACCAGTTCAAGAAAATGTCGTGAAAAATCCATCTACATTCTCATCAAATAATGATGTGAAAGCTGCAAAAACATTTTTTAATCGACCAAAGCGATAAGGCCTCGTAAAGAGGTCTTTTTTTTGTTAAATAAAGTTTTTTGTTCAAGCCTATTTCGCAAAATAAGAGCATTCATCTAAGAAATGTACGAATATCCTGATGAATTTGTCCATTCATATACCTTCTACCTATCATATAGTAACAGTGTAAAAACAAAAGGAGGTATAATTATGAACCAAGACGTTTATCGTTCAACTAAAGGAAAATCTTCAAAATGGTCAGCGTTAGATTGCAAACCGCACCCAATGTGCCCACCAAAAGAAGAAGATGATACTCAAGCAGCAGAACAAGTAAACAAAACATTCCAATTATCAGAAGAATATATTCTAATAAAAGACTCTTGCGATGTTACGGTGAGCACAACGGATACAAAAGCCGCTGTATCATTACAAGCTTCTTTACAAGCTGTCATTGCAATTATCATTTCGATCTCAATTGCTGACAGCACAAAGGCAGAAAAGATTACGCAAGAGTTGTTACAGGCTTCAAAAATTAAGCAAATTACGAAGCAAAAAACGATTATTGAAAACTCTAAAAATGTTGATGTAACAACAACGGACACTCAAGTTGCAGTTAATATCCAACTATTGCTTCAGTTACTAGTAGCATTAATTGCTCGCTTAGACATTCTGTAATAGCAAGACTTAGGGGAGGGGTTCCTCCTCTTTTTTTTGTCTAGCTCCAGGCGCCAACTGCTCCTGCGGTTACTCGTCGCAAAGGTGCGATGGAGTTAATTCGAGGATGTTATTGGCTCGAGAGATCAAATGACCTTTCTCAATTCCCAGTGAAAACCAAGGATCAATTCATGAAAGATACCTATCCTAATAATGAGATCAAAATAGGTATTTGGAGGTATTTCAATGGATTGGATCGTACGTCAGCTCATAAAACAAGCGTTTTACATGGTCATGGATTATAACAGACAGCGCAGAAATCGTAGCTTTTATGTAGTCTTGGGCTTAGGATTTGGTTTAGCATTAGCTATGATGAGAGAACGTTCCATGGACACAATGACGGATCCTGTAACGGAATCGGTCGGGGAAATGGGTTTAACGAATCCGCTTGGATAGGAAAAAGGACTGAAAATCTTTTCAGTCCTTTTTGACGTTTTAGCCTCTTCAGATAAATGACCACTTTTCCTAAATAGGTTATAATAAATCTATATTGTTACGTTATGGAGGAGAAAATGAAGGAGCATAAAGACGATTTAGATGATGAACTAGTGGATCCGGATTGGGAACCTTCACCTGAGGATTTCAAGTTTGAAACGATTGATGAGGAAGAACAGACACCAAAAGATAATAATAGAAAAAGATGGGTCAAGGTTATTTCTATAGTCATTGCTGTCATGTTAGTTTTTCAAGTAGTTGGTGTTTTCTTTAGTACGTTTAGTATTGATGCGATAAGCTTCTTGCAAACGTCCTACCGTCTTTCACAACAAGATGATGTAAAACAGTATAAGCAGGCGGTTGTAACGGTCCAAGGAGAACGTTCAAGAGGAACTGGATTTGCTATTTCAGCGGACGGGTTAATTGTTACTAATCATCATGTTATCCAGGATCAGGAAAAAATTATGGTGGGCTTTTATCAAGGCGATCTATTTGAAGGTAAGGTTATCAGTAGTTATCCGGATATTGATATTGCATTTTTACAGGTAGAGGGAAGTAATTTGCCTTATTTGCCGCTAAGTGACCAAGGTGGAATGAAGAACGAAAACATTTATGTCATTGGGAATCCGTTAACTTGGACGCAAATTGCAAACGAGGGTGCCATTCTTGATACGACAGATGTAACGGTCATTTCAGCGCCAATTTATCGTGGTAATAGTGGTAGCCCAGTGATTAATATGAATGGTGAAGTAGTAGCTGTCGTTTATGCCAAACGGCGAACAACTGAATATGGTGGTAAGTCAGTAGGCCTTGCAGTACCAATCGAAAAAGTATTAGAGACACTGCCGTAAACGAGTAGGATCATTGAGTTGATCCTACTCGTTTATGTTTCCGCATCAAATTGATCTTCTAGCCATTCTAATAATTGGTTTTCGTTTTTAAATACTACATCATCTTCTTCAAAATTACGATCAATTGCTTTTAATGTATTGTTTTCTATTTTAAAATCCCAGCCTATTTTGTTAGCGTCTTGTGTTAACATGATTACCTGAATGATTTCTTCGAGCCTCACAAGTAATTCCTCCTTTATGGCATGTCTTATTGTTATGGTTCATAAAAGACTGGCAGTTTATGCTTATTTTTTTTAGTGGGTGATAATAAGGTAGTTTTCGTCATAGTTTCAATAATAATGGACGTTTTCACGGGGTGGTTAGATGAGGAAAAGACGTACCTTGTTTATTTCAGTAAAAGGTAAATCTAAGATTTTTAATAAAGAGAAAGTAACACTACATGATGGTCGAAACGTACAGGTTCAACACTGGAAAGATGGAGAGTATTCGTTTATCACCTACTTCTTTCAAATGGAAGGATTGGAAAATAAGTCAAAAGAGGAGCTTTATATGTATCTTCGCGATCAAGGTCTGGAGTTAAGGGTGCCTTTTTCTAAAGGAGCGATAACCCTGCAGAAGTTCTATAACGAGGAGAAACAACTATGCTGGGGACTAACGGTTATTGTAGGAAAGATATTGGGAAAATGAAAAAATCCCCTCAACTTTTGAGGGGATTATCATCCTAAGTGACCCAACCATACCATCCATCATATTTGAGAGAAACACAACATTTGCTTGCAAAGCTTTTAGAAAGAGCAAGGAATATGATGTAGTTGTTTTCCCTAAATCAATTTTAGGTCATGCTTGTTAATTAAAAATTTACTGGATATCTTGTATTCCTTTCCGGATTTAGTTAACGATAGTCCCGTTCCATAGTACATAAAACAATAATTGTTAAATGTCTTGTACTAAGACTTTCACTAGCGTATTCAAAATATCAACCGTAGCGCTTTAGCGATTTTATTACTTAGTTTCACCAGAACTAAATGTTAATCAACATTACTTGAAGCATCTACATCGGAACTTACGAACCATACAGTATATCTTTTACTACTCAAATCATTACGCGTAAGCGGTTTCTGGGAAACCAACTTGGAATGATTGAGTCACTTAGGGTGATAATGATCTGTTTGTTTTGTTCCTCCTTTCTTGACTATAGTATACCACGATACTGGAAAAAACAGTATGAACATTTTGTGAAATGTTTAACAAGTGAAGAAAGAAAAAAACGAGCTGATAAGCTCGTTTTATACAAGTTTCGTTGTCCAAGACTCACAGTTCCATACATCGGTAACTACGTCTTGATAAAATTCTGGTTCGTGACAGATAATCAGGATACTTCCTTTATAATCTTTCAATGCTGCTTTTAACTCAGCTTTTGCATCAACGTCTAAGTGGTTAGTAGGCTCATCTAAAACAAGAATATTCGTTTCTCTGTTAATAAGCTTACACAGACGAACTTTTGCTTTTTCTCCTCCACTTAACACAACGATTTTACTTTCGATATGTTTCGTTGTTAACCCACATTTTGCAAGGGCAGAGCGAACTTCGTACTGAGTAAGAGAAGGGAACTCATTCCAAACTTCATCAATACACGTATTGCCGTTATCTTTTTTTACTTCTTGTTCAAAATAACCTATATGTTGGTATTCACCTTTTTCAACGTTACCGTTGATCGGATTTATCTCACCAAGAATGCTACGAAGTAATGTCGTCTTACCAATTCCGTTTGCACCTACAAGGGCAATCTTTTGGCCACGTTCCATTCGTAAGTTCAGAGGTTTTGATAATGGGCTATCATAACCAATCACAAGTTCTTTTGTCTCAAAAATTAGTTTGCTTGTTGTACGTGCCGGCTTAAAGCGAAACTCAGGTTTTGGTTTCTCTTTTGCTAACTCAATAACATCCATCTTATCAAGTTTCTTTTGACGAGACATCGCCATATTACGAGTTGAGACACGGGCCTTGTTACGCGCAACGAAATCTTTTAGCTCAGAGATTTCTTGTTGTTGACGCTTGAAGGCAGATTCTAGCTGAGACTTCTTCATCTCATAAACACTCATAAAGTGGTCATAATCACCGACATATCGATTTAACTCTTGATTTTCCATATGATAGATTAAGTTGATGACACTGTTTAAGAACGGGATATCATGTGAGATTAGAATAAACGCATTGTCATAGTCTAACAGATAGCGTTTTAACCATTCAATGTGCTGCTCGTCTAGATAGTTGGTAGGCTCATCCAAAAGTAAGATATCTGGTTTTTCTAAAAGTAGTTTTGCAAGTAGAACCTTCGTTCTTTGGCCACCACTTAGATCAGTCACGTCTTTTTCAAGACCAATATCATCAAGTCCAAGTCCACGAGCGATCTCTTCAATCTTTGCATCAATAATATAAAAATCATTGTTTGTTAGAATGTCTTGGATCGTACCCATGTCATCAAGTAATTTTTCTAATTCCTCAGGAGAGGCATCCGCCATTTTATCACATATTTCATTCATTTGTGTTTCAAGGTCAAATAGATATTTAAACGCAGTTTTTAAAACGTCACGCATCGTCATGCCACGCGCTAATACAGAGTGTTGATCAAGGTAACCAACACGAACGTTTTTTGACCATTCAACCTTTCCTTCATCAGGCTGAAGTTTACCAGTAATGATGTTCATAAAGGTAGATTTACCTTCACCGTTAGCCCCGATTAATCCGATATGCTCACCTTTTAAAAGACGAAAAGATACGTCATTGAAAATAGCTCGATCACCAAAGCCATGGCTTAAATTTTTCACTGTTAAGATACTCATGATCTCACCCTTTATATATAGGGAAATTCCCCGAATTTTTTATGTCTATTTACGCATACTTTATAGATTATAAACGAGATGCCAGATCATTTCAAAGGAAAAATACAACTGTTCGTATGAAACAACTTAATTTCCTAACACAAACAAAAGAAATCACTCACAAAGAGTGATTTCTAAGCTAATTACTTTTTCACTGTTTCAAGATACTCATCATAAGTCATTTGTTTGTCAACTAATCCGTTCGGAGTAAAATCCATAATGCGATTAGCAATCGTTTGAATAAACTGATGGTCATGTGATGCAAACATCATTGAACCTTTAAAAGCAATTAAACCATTATT
This window contains:
- a CDS encoding DNA alkylation repair protein, yielding MTSYRCPSCKARSRFNIIDQVVTAVKMDTATGAYTPIENLEPYHLRYTGPNKRVQCASCGLVEDETRFVKAAQL
- a CDS encoding rhodanese-like domain-containing protein, encoding MAITFKQMVAQAREHVSAISSAEAREKMQGNPNTLVIDVQEKEAAGACGLIPSSLNISLGMLPIRADLELPEHLREPRLADRNQTVIITCGAGGQAALGSYLLHQMGFSDVSFIEGGTSAWKEAGYEVE
- a CDS encoding YitT family protein; the encoded protein is MLKKLLLIFLGCAITSFGVILLQHSNVVTGGTAGLSLSASYLFGLPFAVLFFIINLPFYIFSVLRMGWKFTLSTVFAVTTLSVMTGVDQWLPHFTLPMWFGAIAGGFVIGIGLSLLFINGASLGGFNILALFLQKRYGSNPGKTTLIFDAVVVLTSIVTIGFVRGLFSIISIAVTAKVISYFKNQISSQQKADEKEKQVSATPTRKQVPIPS
- a CDS encoding Lrp/AsnC family transcriptional regulator; this translates as MDQIDTKLIELLQKNARMTISELSTELALSRPSVTERLHRLQERGVVKEYTARISLSAVGRDILLIIQVSGLKVSLHEFEEMIKLEQEVIECHRVTGEVSYIIKAAVSNMNSMRLLIDRLIPYGNINTSTVLTSPVPYRYILPIDDEQ
- a CDS encoding NAD-dependent epimerase/dehydratase family protein, whose product is MKNALVLGGTMFFGKKLVSHLLNAGIEVTIATRGRTEDGFGNQVKRITIDRSDRKSLLGLAEQNWDIVYDQSCYSPQEALDITEVLAGKVGRFIFTSTSAVYEGGRDLREEQFDPYSFKIGELFDRSYYKGLSGYQQAKREAEAVYYQKADFPVVAVRPTFVVGEDDFSKRLQFYVDKVKNGEEMYIPEPENALDFVTSDDAGHFLFWIGNSDFVGPINIGSKDDISFKNFIEMIEEIVGKKAVLTDNQEAATPYVFPTYFSENVEKAERFGYSFPTVEEILPKLIRHYA
- a CDS encoding DUF3656 domain-containing U32 family peptidase, with the protein product MKRITKNKVELLAPVGNWECLRAAVANGADAVFFGVEKFNARVRAKNFQMDELPTIMAYLHKYNVRGYVTFNILVFENELHDARKLVRACIDAGVDALIVQDMGLVEIIREMSPDFPIHGSTQMTVTSAEAVEFLKPFDIEVVVLGRENNLKQIKTISDKTKVPLEVFVHGALCVSYSGQCLTSEMWGGRSANRGECAQACRLPYDLIVDGERKEMGNIAYVLSPKDLAAIELVPELIEAGVYSFKIEGRMKSPEYVANVVSKYRKAIDEYLAGRDYEISKEDLRELEQSFSRGFTYGFLKGTNHKTLLDGTYPKSRGVLLGTVKKVLKDGVLCDIQAPLKRGDGIVFDAGRPDLKEEGGRVYDIRKQGSKLEGEAQEGLIEIVAGRHDVNLTKVHVGDKIWKTSDQELERRLQKTFETELAYRSFPLKVTVTGKVGKPLVTQWFDEEAGLSVTVQSSIDLEEAQKRPLTSEYLAEQFGRLGGTIYELAHVELHVSGDVIVPVKELNSIRREAVELLVNKRQEPRKYTVNTELTAKKKQLAKGNVPTKLISLCRSLEQIEASCKTDVDYIYADFEFTKDYPQAVEVARKYAKPIALATPRIHMPGEQGVLNQILRAKPDAILVRSLGAVHYYLEQKLDIPLIGDFSLNVANHKAVEMFLERGLDRITPSYDLNIQQMVDLLGEAPAQDIEVVIHQHLPMYHTEHCVYCTFLSEGTDYTNCGRPCEEHRISLEDRVGFSHPVRVDVGCRNTVFNAIEQSGAEYISNFLELGVSHYRVEFLEETGEKVTEVLSLYREALQGKRTGTSIWKSLKATNQLGVTRGQLIK
- a CDS encoding spore coat protein encodes the protein MNQDVYRSTKGKSSKWSALDCKPHPMCPPKEEDDTQAAEQVNKTFQLSEEYILIKDSCDVTVSTTDTKAAVSLQASLQAVIAIIISISIADSTKAEKITQELLQASKIKQITKQKTIIENSKNVDVTTTDTQVAVNIQLLLQLLVALIARLDIL
- a CDS encoding S1C family serine protease; its protein translation is MKEHKDDLDDELVDPDWEPSPEDFKFETIDEEEQTPKDNNRKRWVKVISIVIAVMLVFQVVGVFFSTFSIDAISFLQTSYRLSQQDDVKQYKQAVVTVQGERSRGTGFAISADGLIVTNHHVIQDQEKIMVGFYQGDLFEGKVISSYPDIDIAFLQVEGSNLPYLPLSDQGGMKNENIYVIGNPLTWTQIANEGAILDTTDVTVISAPIYRGNSGSPVINMNGEVVAVVYAKRRTTEYGGKSVGLAVPIEKVLETLP
- a CDS encoding ABC-F family ATP-binding cassette domain-containing protein, with translation MSILTVKNLSHGFGDRAIFNDVSFRLLKGEHIGLIGANGEGKSTFMNIITGKLQPDEGKVEWSKNVRVGYLDQHSVLARGMTMRDVLKTAFKYLFDLETQMNEICDKMADASPEELEKLLDDMGTIQDILTNNDFYIIDAKIEEIARGLGLDDIGLEKDVTDLSGGQRTKVLLAKLLLEKPDILLLDEPTNYLDEQHIEWLKRYLLDYDNAFILISHDIPFLNSVINLIYHMENQELNRYVGDYDHFMSVYEMKKSQLESAFKRQQQEISELKDFVARNKARVSTRNMAMSRQKKLDKMDVIELAKEKPKPEFRFKPARTTSKLIFETKELVIGYDSPLSKPLNLRMERGQKIALVGANGIGKTTLLRSILGEINPINGNVEKGEYQHIGYFEQEVKKDNGNTCIDEVWNEFPSLTQYEVRSALAKCGLTTKHIESKIVVLSGGEKAKVRLCKLINRETNILVLDEPTNHLDVDAKAELKAALKDYKGSILIICHEPEFYQDVVTDVWNCESWTTKLV